A stretch of Anas platyrhynchos isolate ZD024472 breed Pekin duck chromosome 29, IASCAAS_PekinDuck_T2T, whole genome shotgun sequence DNA encodes these proteins:
- the TLE2 gene encoding transducin-like enhancer protein 2 isoform X2, whose translation MFPQPPPAPPSRPPKFSVPETCERLKEEFRLLQAQCHSLKLECEKLLSERTELQRHCVMYYEMSYGLNIEMHKQAEIVKRLHAICAQILPLLAQEHQQQVLQAVERAKQVTMAELNSIVGQQLQQLSHHVPPVALTPHPSSVQLPSLAGASGAAGLLALSGALMVQSQLAAKEDRAQDGESREHSPGRSVSASPPESPPTEERTGGTGLKRKREERDPAGHDDSDGDKSDCNLVVDEDPRSESSSPGQAPSSQLPPARDVPQSPASGGASGASSQSGTPLRLQDQGLPDPPASTSSVSPPPCDALTPGLGPSSAALLRQPPAKAPAMDSTALRSPLSISSPFAASFGLLPHAALNGELTAPGMYVGIHLPPQVSSTVMYGRSPMVAFESHPHLRASALPASLCTVPAGKPAYSFHVSADGQMQPVPFPPDALLGSGIPRHARQLHTLAHGEVVCAVTISNSTRHVYTGGKGCVKVWDVGQPGTKTAVAQLDCLNRDNYIRSCKLLPDGRSLIVGGEASTLSIWDLAAPTPRIKAELTSSAPACYALAISPDAKVCFSCCSDGNIVVWDLQNQTMVRQFQGHTDGASCIDISNYGTKLWTGGLDNTVRCWDLREGRQLQQHDFSSQIFSLGHCPTGEWLAVGMESSNVEILHVSKPDKYQLHLHESCVLSLKFAACGKWFVSTGKDNLLNAWRTPYGASIFQSKESSSVLSCDISVNDKFIVTGSGDKKATVYEVVY comes from the exons ATGTTCCCGCAGCCC ccccccgcccccccctcccggccccccaAGTTCTCGGTCCCGGAGACCTGCGAGCGGCTGAAGGAGGAGTTCCGCCTGCTGCAGGCGCAGTGCCACAG CCTGAAGCTGGAGTGCGAGAAGCTGCTGAGCGAGAGGACGGAGCTGCAGCGGCACTGCGTGATG TACTACGAGATGTCCTACGGGCTGAACATCGAAATGCACAAGCAG GCGGAGATCGTCAAGAGGCTGCATGCCATCTGTGCACAGATCCTACCGCTCCTGGCGCAGGAG caccagcagcaggtcctgcaGGCGGTGGAGCGCGCCAAGCAGGTGACGATGGCGGAGCTCAACAGCATCGTCGGG cagcagctacagCAGCTTTCCCACCACGTCCCCCCCGTGGCACTGACACCGCACCCCTCCAGCGTGCAGCTGCCCAGCCTGGCCGGGGCCAGCGGCGCAGCGGGGCTCCTGGCCCTCTCGGGGGCACTGATGGTGCAGTCGCAGCTGGCTGCCAAGGAGGACAGAGCCCAGGACGGGGAGAGCAGAG agcacagccccgGCCGA AGCGTTTCAGCGTCCCCTCCGGAGAGCCCCCCCACCGAGGAGCGGACGGGGGGCACAGGGCTGAAGCGGAAACGGGAGGAGAGGGACCCGGCTGGGCATGAT GATAGCGATGGGGACAAGAGTGACTGCAACCTGGTGGTGGATGAG GACCCCCGCTCTGAGTCCAGCAGCCCCGGTCAGGCacccagcagccagctcccacCAGCCCGGGACGTGCCCCAGAGCCCTGCCTCCGGTGGTGCCTCCGGTGCCTCCAGCCAGAGTGGGACCCCCCTGCGGCTGCAGGACCAGGGGCTG CCGGACCCCCCAGCCTCCACATCCTCCGTGTCCCCTCCGCCCTGTGATGCCCTCACACCTGGCCTGGGGCCGAGCTCAGCTGCGCTCCTCCGGCAGCCTCCAGCCAAGGCGCCGGCCATGGACAGCACCG ctctgcgCAGCCCCCTGAGCATCTCCAGCCCCTTCGCCGCCTCCTTTGGGCTGCTGCCCCACGCCGCCCTCAATGGCGAGctcacagcccctggcatgtaCGTGGGCATCCACCTCCCGCCGCAGGTCAGCAGCACCGTCATGTACGGACGCTCGCCGATG GTGGCTTTCGAGTCGCATCCTCACCTGAGGGCTTCCGCGCTCCCAGCGTCGCTCTGCACCGTCCCTGCAGGGAAGCC TGCCTACTCCTTCCATGTCAGCGCCGACGGGCAGATGCAGCCGGTGCCGTTCCCCCCTGACGCCCTCCTGGGCTCTGGCATCCCCCGGCACGCGCGGCAGCTCCACACCCTGGCCCACGGCGAGGTGGTGTGCGCCGTCACCATCAGCAACTCCACGCGCCACGTCTACACCGGGGGCAAGGGCTGCGTGAAGGTGTGGGACGTGGGGCAGCCGGGCACCAAGACGGCCGTGGCTCAGCTGGACTGCTTG AACCGTGACAACTACATCCGCTCCTGCAAGCTGCTCCCCGACGGCCGCAGCCTGATCGTGGGGGGGGAGGCCAGCACCCTGTCCATCTGGGACCTGGCGGCCCCCACGCCCCGCATCAAGGCCGAGCTCACCTCCTCCGCCCCCGCCTGCTACGCCCTGGCCATCAGCCCCGACGCCAAAgtctgcttctcctgctgcagcGACGGCAACATCGTGGTGTGGGACCTGCAGAACCAGACCATGGTGAG GCAGTTCCAGGGCCACACGGATGGTGCCAGCTGCATCGACATCTCCAACTATGGCACCAAGCTGTGGACGGGGGGGCTGGACAACACGGTGCGGTGCTGGGACCTGCGGGAAGGgcggcagctgcagcagcacgaCTTCAGCTCCCAG ATCTTCTCCCTGGGGCACTGCCCAACGGGTGAGTGGCTGGCGGTGGGCATGGAGAGCAGCAACGTGGAGATCCTGCACGTGAGCAAGCCCGACAAGTACCAGCTGCACCTCCACGAGAGCTGCGTCCTCTCCCTCAAGTTCGCCGCCTGCG GGAAGTGGTTTGTGAGCACGGGGAAGGACAACCTGCTCAACGCCTGGCGCACGCCCTATGGTGCCAGCATCTTCCAG TCCAAAGAGTCCTCCTCCGTGCTGAGCTGTGACATCTCTGTCAATGACAAATTCATTGTCACGGGCTCTGGCGACAAGAAGGCCACGGTGTACGAGGTGGTGTACTGA
- the TLE2 gene encoding transducin-like enhancer protein 2 isoform X1, which yields MFPQPPPAPPSRPPKFSVPETCERLKEEFRLLQAQCHSLKLECEKLLSERTELQRHCVMYYEMSYGLNIEMHKQAEIVKRLHAICAQILPLLAQEHQQQVLQAVERAKQVTMAELNSIVGQQQLQQLSHHVPPVALTPHPSSVQLPSLAGASGAAGLLALSGALMVQSQLAAKEDRAQDGESREHSPGRSVSASPPESPPTEERTGGTGLKRKREERDPAGHDDSDGDKSDCNLVVDEDPRSESSSPGQAPSSQLPPARDVPQSPASGGASGASSQSGTPLRLQDQGLPDPPASTSSVSPPPCDALTPGLGPSSAALLRQPPAKAPAMDSTALRSPLSISSPFAASFGLLPHAALNGELTAPGMYVGIHLPPQVSSTVMYGRSPMVAFESHPHLRASALPASLCTVPAGKPAYSFHVSADGQMQPVPFPPDALLGSGIPRHARQLHTLAHGEVVCAVTISNSTRHVYTGGKGCVKVWDVGQPGTKTAVAQLDCLNRDNYIRSCKLLPDGRSLIVGGEASTLSIWDLAAPTPRIKAELTSSAPACYALAISPDAKVCFSCCSDGNIVVWDLQNQTMVRQFQGHTDGASCIDISNYGTKLWTGGLDNTVRCWDLREGRQLQQHDFSSQIFSLGHCPTGEWLAVGMESSNVEILHVSKPDKYQLHLHESCVLSLKFAACGKWFVSTGKDNLLNAWRTPYGASIFQSKESSSVLSCDISVNDKFIVTGSGDKKATVYEVVY from the exons ATGTTCCCGCAGCCC ccccccgcccccccctcccggccccccaAGTTCTCGGTCCCGGAGACCTGCGAGCGGCTGAAGGAGGAGTTCCGCCTGCTGCAGGCGCAGTGCCACAG CCTGAAGCTGGAGTGCGAGAAGCTGCTGAGCGAGAGGACGGAGCTGCAGCGGCACTGCGTGATG TACTACGAGATGTCCTACGGGCTGAACATCGAAATGCACAAGCAG GCGGAGATCGTCAAGAGGCTGCATGCCATCTGTGCACAGATCCTACCGCTCCTGGCGCAGGAG caccagcagcaggtcctgcaGGCGGTGGAGCGCGCCAAGCAGGTGACGATGGCGGAGCTCAACAGCATCGTCGGG cagcagcagctacagCAGCTTTCCCACCACGTCCCCCCCGTGGCACTGACACCGCACCCCTCCAGCGTGCAGCTGCCCAGCCTGGCCGGGGCCAGCGGCGCAGCGGGGCTCCTGGCCCTCTCGGGGGCACTGATGGTGCAGTCGCAGCTGGCTGCCAAGGAGGACAGAGCCCAGGACGGGGAGAGCAGAG agcacagccccgGCCGA AGCGTTTCAGCGTCCCCTCCGGAGAGCCCCCCCACCGAGGAGCGGACGGGGGGCACAGGGCTGAAGCGGAAACGGGAGGAGAGGGACCCGGCTGGGCATGAT GATAGCGATGGGGACAAGAGTGACTGCAACCTGGTGGTGGATGAG GACCCCCGCTCTGAGTCCAGCAGCCCCGGTCAGGCacccagcagccagctcccacCAGCCCGGGACGTGCCCCAGAGCCCTGCCTCCGGTGGTGCCTCCGGTGCCTCCAGCCAGAGTGGGACCCCCCTGCGGCTGCAGGACCAGGGGCTG CCGGACCCCCCAGCCTCCACATCCTCCGTGTCCCCTCCGCCCTGTGATGCCCTCACACCTGGCCTGGGGCCGAGCTCAGCTGCGCTCCTCCGGCAGCCTCCAGCCAAGGCGCCGGCCATGGACAGCACCG ctctgcgCAGCCCCCTGAGCATCTCCAGCCCCTTCGCCGCCTCCTTTGGGCTGCTGCCCCACGCCGCCCTCAATGGCGAGctcacagcccctggcatgtaCGTGGGCATCCACCTCCCGCCGCAGGTCAGCAGCACCGTCATGTACGGACGCTCGCCGATG GTGGCTTTCGAGTCGCATCCTCACCTGAGGGCTTCCGCGCTCCCAGCGTCGCTCTGCACCGTCCCTGCAGGGAAGCC TGCCTACTCCTTCCATGTCAGCGCCGACGGGCAGATGCAGCCGGTGCCGTTCCCCCCTGACGCCCTCCTGGGCTCTGGCATCCCCCGGCACGCGCGGCAGCTCCACACCCTGGCCCACGGCGAGGTGGTGTGCGCCGTCACCATCAGCAACTCCACGCGCCACGTCTACACCGGGGGCAAGGGCTGCGTGAAGGTGTGGGACGTGGGGCAGCCGGGCACCAAGACGGCCGTGGCTCAGCTGGACTGCTTG AACCGTGACAACTACATCCGCTCCTGCAAGCTGCTCCCCGACGGCCGCAGCCTGATCGTGGGGGGGGAGGCCAGCACCCTGTCCATCTGGGACCTGGCGGCCCCCACGCCCCGCATCAAGGCCGAGCTCACCTCCTCCGCCCCCGCCTGCTACGCCCTGGCCATCAGCCCCGACGCCAAAgtctgcttctcctgctgcagcGACGGCAACATCGTGGTGTGGGACCTGCAGAACCAGACCATGGTGAG GCAGTTCCAGGGCCACACGGATGGTGCCAGCTGCATCGACATCTCCAACTATGGCACCAAGCTGTGGACGGGGGGGCTGGACAACACGGTGCGGTGCTGGGACCTGCGGGAAGGgcggcagctgcagcagcacgaCTTCAGCTCCCAG ATCTTCTCCCTGGGGCACTGCCCAACGGGTGAGTGGCTGGCGGTGGGCATGGAGAGCAGCAACGTGGAGATCCTGCACGTGAGCAAGCCCGACAAGTACCAGCTGCACCTCCACGAGAGCTGCGTCCTCTCCCTCAAGTTCGCCGCCTGCG GGAAGTGGTTTGTGAGCACGGGGAAGGACAACCTGCTCAACGCCTGGCGCACGCCCTATGGTGCCAGCATCTTCCAG TCCAAAGAGTCCTCCTCCGTGCTGAGCTGTGACATCTCTGTCAATGACAAATTCATTGTCACGGGCTCTGGCGACAAGAAGGCCACGGTGTACGAGGTGGTGTACTGA
- the TLE2 gene encoding transducin-like enhancer protein 2 isoform X3 — MFPQPPPAPPSRPPKFSVPETCERLKEEFRLLQAQCHSLKLECEKLLSERTELQRHCVMYYEMSYGLNIEMHKQAEIVKRLHAICAQILPLLAQEHQQQVLQAVERAKQVTMAELNSIVGQQQLQQLSHHVPPVALTPHPSSVQLPSLAGASGAAGLLALSGALMVQSQLAAKEDRAQDGESREHSPGRSVSASPPESPPTEERTGGTGLKRKREERDPAGHDDSDGDKSDCNLVVDEDPRSESSSPGQAPSSQLPPARDVPQSPASGGASGASSQSGTPLRLQDQGLPDPPASTSSVSPPPCDALTPGLGPSSAALLRQPPAKAPAMDSTALRSPLSISSPFAASFGLLPHAALNGELTAPGMYVGIHLPPQVSSTVMYGRSPMVAFESHPHLRASALPASLCTVPAGKPAYSFHVSADGQMQPVPFPPDALLGSGIPRHARQLHTLAHGEVVCAVTISNSTRHVYTGGKGCVKVWDVGQPGTKTAVAQLDCLNRDNYIRSCKLLPDGRSLIVGGEASTLSIWDLAAPTPRIKAELTSSAPACYALAISPDAKVCFSCCSDGNIVVWDLQNQTMVRQFQGHTDGASCIDISNYGTKLWTGGLDNTVRCWDLREGRQLQQHDFSSQIFSLGHCPTGEWLAVGMESSNVEILHVSKPDKYQLHLHESCVLSLKFAACDPLRQQTGLCVLS; from the exons ATGTTCCCGCAGCCC ccccccgcccccccctcccggccccccaAGTTCTCGGTCCCGGAGACCTGCGAGCGGCTGAAGGAGGAGTTCCGCCTGCTGCAGGCGCAGTGCCACAG CCTGAAGCTGGAGTGCGAGAAGCTGCTGAGCGAGAGGACGGAGCTGCAGCGGCACTGCGTGATG TACTACGAGATGTCCTACGGGCTGAACATCGAAATGCACAAGCAG GCGGAGATCGTCAAGAGGCTGCATGCCATCTGTGCACAGATCCTACCGCTCCTGGCGCAGGAG caccagcagcaggtcctgcaGGCGGTGGAGCGCGCCAAGCAGGTGACGATGGCGGAGCTCAACAGCATCGTCGGG cagcagcagctacagCAGCTTTCCCACCACGTCCCCCCCGTGGCACTGACACCGCACCCCTCCAGCGTGCAGCTGCCCAGCCTGGCCGGGGCCAGCGGCGCAGCGGGGCTCCTGGCCCTCTCGGGGGCACTGATGGTGCAGTCGCAGCTGGCTGCCAAGGAGGACAGAGCCCAGGACGGGGAGAGCAGAG agcacagccccgGCCGA AGCGTTTCAGCGTCCCCTCCGGAGAGCCCCCCCACCGAGGAGCGGACGGGGGGCACAGGGCTGAAGCGGAAACGGGAGGAGAGGGACCCGGCTGGGCATGAT GATAGCGATGGGGACAAGAGTGACTGCAACCTGGTGGTGGATGAG GACCCCCGCTCTGAGTCCAGCAGCCCCGGTCAGGCacccagcagccagctcccacCAGCCCGGGACGTGCCCCAGAGCCCTGCCTCCGGTGGTGCCTCCGGTGCCTCCAGCCAGAGTGGGACCCCCCTGCGGCTGCAGGACCAGGGGCTG CCGGACCCCCCAGCCTCCACATCCTCCGTGTCCCCTCCGCCCTGTGATGCCCTCACACCTGGCCTGGGGCCGAGCTCAGCTGCGCTCCTCCGGCAGCCTCCAGCCAAGGCGCCGGCCATGGACAGCACCG ctctgcgCAGCCCCCTGAGCATCTCCAGCCCCTTCGCCGCCTCCTTTGGGCTGCTGCCCCACGCCGCCCTCAATGGCGAGctcacagcccctggcatgtaCGTGGGCATCCACCTCCCGCCGCAGGTCAGCAGCACCGTCATGTACGGACGCTCGCCGATG GTGGCTTTCGAGTCGCATCCTCACCTGAGGGCTTCCGCGCTCCCAGCGTCGCTCTGCACCGTCCCTGCAGGGAAGCC TGCCTACTCCTTCCATGTCAGCGCCGACGGGCAGATGCAGCCGGTGCCGTTCCCCCCTGACGCCCTCCTGGGCTCTGGCATCCCCCGGCACGCGCGGCAGCTCCACACCCTGGCCCACGGCGAGGTGGTGTGCGCCGTCACCATCAGCAACTCCACGCGCCACGTCTACACCGGGGGCAAGGGCTGCGTGAAGGTGTGGGACGTGGGGCAGCCGGGCACCAAGACGGCCGTGGCTCAGCTGGACTGCTTG AACCGTGACAACTACATCCGCTCCTGCAAGCTGCTCCCCGACGGCCGCAGCCTGATCGTGGGGGGGGAGGCCAGCACCCTGTCCATCTGGGACCTGGCGGCCCCCACGCCCCGCATCAAGGCCGAGCTCACCTCCTCCGCCCCCGCCTGCTACGCCCTGGCCATCAGCCCCGACGCCAAAgtctgcttctcctgctgcagcGACGGCAACATCGTGGTGTGGGACCTGCAGAACCAGACCATGGTGAG GCAGTTCCAGGGCCACACGGATGGTGCCAGCTGCATCGACATCTCCAACTATGGCACCAAGCTGTGGACGGGGGGGCTGGACAACACGGTGCGGTGCTGGGACCTGCGGGAAGGgcggcagctgcagcagcacgaCTTCAGCTCCCAG ATCTTCTCCCTGGGGCACTGCCCAACGGGTGAGTGGCTGGCGGTGGGCATGGAGAGCAGCAACGTGGAGATCCTGCACGTGAGCAAGCCCGACAAGTACCAGCTGCACCTCCACGAGAGCTGCGTCCTCTCCCTCAAGTTCGCCGCCTGCG ATCCACTCCGCCAGCAGACCGGGCTTTGTGTCCTGTCCTAG
- the TLE2 gene encoding transducin-like enhancer protein 2 isoform X4, translated as MYYEMSYGLNIEMHKQAEIVKRLHAICAQILPLLAQEHQQQVLQAVERAKQVTMAELNSIVGQQQLQQLSHHVPPVALTPHPSSVQLPSLAGASGAAGLLALSGALMVQSQLAAKEDRAQDGESREHSPGRSVSASPPESPPTEERTGGTGLKRKREERDPAGHDDSDGDKSDCNLVVDEDPRSESSSPGQAPSSQLPPARDVPQSPASGGASGASSQSGTPLRLQDQGLPDPPASTSSVSPPPCDALTPGLGPSSAALLRQPPAKAPAMDSTALRSPLSISSPFAASFGLLPHAALNGELTAPGMYVGIHLPPQVSSTVMYGRSPMVAFESHPHLRASALPASLCTVPAGKPAYSFHVSADGQMQPVPFPPDALLGSGIPRHARQLHTLAHGEVVCAVTISNSTRHVYTGGKGCVKVWDVGQPGTKTAVAQLDCLNRDNYIRSCKLLPDGRSLIVGGEASTLSIWDLAAPTPRIKAELTSSAPACYALAISPDAKVCFSCCSDGNIVVWDLQNQTMVRQFQGHTDGASCIDISNYGTKLWTGGLDNTVRCWDLREGRQLQQHDFSSQIFSLGHCPTGEWLAVGMESSNVEILHVSKPDKYQLHLHESCVLSLKFAACGKWFVSTGKDNLLNAWRTPYGASIFQSKESSSVLSCDISVNDKFIVTGSGDKKATVYEVVY; from the exons ATG TACTACGAGATGTCCTACGGGCTGAACATCGAAATGCACAAGCAG GCGGAGATCGTCAAGAGGCTGCATGCCATCTGTGCACAGATCCTACCGCTCCTGGCGCAGGAG caccagcagcaggtcctgcaGGCGGTGGAGCGCGCCAAGCAGGTGACGATGGCGGAGCTCAACAGCATCGTCGGG cagcagcagctacagCAGCTTTCCCACCACGTCCCCCCCGTGGCACTGACACCGCACCCCTCCAGCGTGCAGCTGCCCAGCCTGGCCGGGGCCAGCGGCGCAGCGGGGCTCCTGGCCCTCTCGGGGGCACTGATGGTGCAGTCGCAGCTGGCTGCCAAGGAGGACAGAGCCCAGGACGGGGAGAGCAGAG agcacagccccgGCCGA AGCGTTTCAGCGTCCCCTCCGGAGAGCCCCCCCACCGAGGAGCGGACGGGGGGCACAGGGCTGAAGCGGAAACGGGAGGAGAGGGACCCGGCTGGGCATGAT GATAGCGATGGGGACAAGAGTGACTGCAACCTGGTGGTGGATGAG GACCCCCGCTCTGAGTCCAGCAGCCCCGGTCAGGCacccagcagccagctcccacCAGCCCGGGACGTGCCCCAGAGCCCTGCCTCCGGTGGTGCCTCCGGTGCCTCCAGCCAGAGTGGGACCCCCCTGCGGCTGCAGGACCAGGGGCTG CCGGACCCCCCAGCCTCCACATCCTCCGTGTCCCCTCCGCCCTGTGATGCCCTCACACCTGGCCTGGGGCCGAGCTCAGCTGCGCTCCTCCGGCAGCCTCCAGCCAAGGCGCCGGCCATGGACAGCACCG ctctgcgCAGCCCCCTGAGCATCTCCAGCCCCTTCGCCGCCTCCTTTGGGCTGCTGCCCCACGCCGCCCTCAATGGCGAGctcacagcccctggcatgtaCGTGGGCATCCACCTCCCGCCGCAGGTCAGCAGCACCGTCATGTACGGACGCTCGCCGATG GTGGCTTTCGAGTCGCATCCTCACCTGAGGGCTTCCGCGCTCCCAGCGTCGCTCTGCACCGTCCCTGCAGGGAAGCC TGCCTACTCCTTCCATGTCAGCGCCGACGGGCAGATGCAGCCGGTGCCGTTCCCCCCTGACGCCCTCCTGGGCTCTGGCATCCCCCGGCACGCGCGGCAGCTCCACACCCTGGCCCACGGCGAGGTGGTGTGCGCCGTCACCATCAGCAACTCCACGCGCCACGTCTACACCGGGGGCAAGGGCTGCGTGAAGGTGTGGGACGTGGGGCAGCCGGGCACCAAGACGGCCGTGGCTCAGCTGGACTGCTTG AACCGTGACAACTACATCCGCTCCTGCAAGCTGCTCCCCGACGGCCGCAGCCTGATCGTGGGGGGGGAGGCCAGCACCCTGTCCATCTGGGACCTGGCGGCCCCCACGCCCCGCATCAAGGCCGAGCTCACCTCCTCCGCCCCCGCCTGCTACGCCCTGGCCATCAGCCCCGACGCCAAAgtctgcttctcctgctgcagcGACGGCAACATCGTGGTGTGGGACCTGCAGAACCAGACCATGGTGAG GCAGTTCCAGGGCCACACGGATGGTGCCAGCTGCATCGACATCTCCAACTATGGCACCAAGCTGTGGACGGGGGGGCTGGACAACACGGTGCGGTGCTGGGACCTGCGGGAAGGgcggcagctgcagcagcacgaCTTCAGCTCCCAG ATCTTCTCCCTGGGGCACTGCCCAACGGGTGAGTGGCTGGCGGTGGGCATGGAGAGCAGCAACGTGGAGATCCTGCACGTGAGCAAGCCCGACAAGTACCAGCTGCACCTCCACGAGAGCTGCGTCCTCTCCCTCAAGTTCGCCGCCTGCG GGAAGTGGTTTGTGAGCACGGGGAAGGACAACCTGCTCAACGCCTGGCGCACGCCCTATGGTGCCAGCATCTTCCAG TCCAAAGAGTCCTCCTCCGTGCTGAGCTGTGACATCTCTGTCAATGACAAATTCATTGTCACGGGCTCTGGCGACAAGAAGGCCACGGTGTACGAGGTGGTGTACTGA
- the TLE2 gene encoding transducin-like enhancer protein 2 isoform X5 produces MSYGLNIEMHKQAEIVKRLHAICAQILPLLAQEHQQQVLQAVERAKQVTMAELNSIVGQQQLQQLSHHVPPVALTPHPSSVQLPSLAGASGAAGLLALSGALMVQSQLAAKEDRAQDGESREHSPGRSVSASPPESPPTEERTGGTGLKRKREERDPAGHDDSDGDKSDCNLVVDEDPRSESSSPGQAPSSQLPPARDVPQSPASGGASGASSQSGTPLRLQDQGLPDPPASTSSVSPPPCDALTPGLGPSSAALLRQPPAKAPAMDSTALRSPLSISSPFAASFGLLPHAALNGELTAPGMYVGIHLPPQVSSTVMYGRSPMVAFESHPHLRASALPASLCTVPAGKPAYSFHVSADGQMQPVPFPPDALLGSGIPRHARQLHTLAHGEVVCAVTISNSTRHVYTGGKGCVKVWDVGQPGTKTAVAQLDCLNRDNYIRSCKLLPDGRSLIVGGEASTLSIWDLAAPTPRIKAELTSSAPACYALAISPDAKVCFSCCSDGNIVVWDLQNQTMVRQFQGHTDGASCIDISNYGTKLWTGGLDNTVRCWDLREGRQLQQHDFSSQIFSLGHCPTGEWLAVGMESSNVEILHVSKPDKYQLHLHESCVLSLKFAACGKWFVSTGKDNLLNAWRTPYGASIFQSKESSSVLSCDISVNDKFIVTGSGDKKATVYEVVY; encoded by the exons ATGTCCTACGGGCTGAACATCGAAATGCACAAGCAG GCGGAGATCGTCAAGAGGCTGCATGCCATCTGTGCACAGATCCTACCGCTCCTGGCGCAGGAG caccagcagcaggtcctgcaGGCGGTGGAGCGCGCCAAGCAGGTGACGATGGCGGAGCTCAACAGCATCGTCGGG cagcagcagctacagCAGCTTTCCCACCACGTCCCCCCCGTGGCACTGACACCGCACCCCTCCAGCGTGCAGCTGCCCAGCCTGGCCGGGGCCAGCGGCGCAGCGGGGCTCCTGGCCCTCTCGGGGGCACTGATGGTGCAGTCGCAGCTGGCTGCCAAGGAGGACAGAGCCCAGGACGGGGAGAGCAGAG agcacagccccgGCCGA AGCGTTTCAGCGTCCCCTCCGGAGAGCCCCCCCACCGAGGAGCGGACGGGGGGCACAGGGCTGAAGCGGAAACGGGAGGAGAGGGACCCGGCTGGGCATGAT GATAGCGATGGGGACAAGAGTGACTGCAACCTGGTGGTGGATGAG GACCCCCGCTCTGAGTCCAGCAGCCCCGGTCAGGCacccagcagccagctcccacCAGCCCGGGACGTGCCCCAGAGCCCTGCCTCCGGTGGTGCCTCCGGTGCCTCCAGCCAGAGTGGGACCCCCCTGCGGCTGCAGGACCAGGGGCTG CCGGACCCCCCAGCCTCCACATCCTCCGTGTCCCCTCCGCCCTGTGATGCCCTCACACCTGGCCTGGGGCCGAGCTCAGCTGCGCTCCTCCGGCAGCCTCCAGCCAAGGCGCCGGCCATGGACAGCACCG ctctgcgCAGCCCCCTGAGCATCTCCAGCCCCTTCGCCGCCTCCTTTGGGCTGCTGCCCCACGCCGCCCTCAATGGCGAGctcacagcccctggcatgtaCGTGGGCATCCACCTCCCGCCGCAGGTCAGCAGCACCGTCATGTACGGACGCTCGCCGATG GTGGCTTTCGAGTCGCATCCTCACCTGAGGGCTTCCGCGCTCCCAGCGTCGCTCTGCACCGTCCCTGCAGGGAAGCC TGCCTACTCCTTCCATGTCAGCGCCGACGGGCAGATGCAGCCGGTGCCGTTCCCCCCTGACGCCCTCCTGGGCTCTGGCATCCCCCGGCACGCGCGGCAGCTCCACACCCTGGCCCACGGCGAGGTGGTGTGCGCCGTCACCATCAGCAACTCCACGCGCCACGTCTACACCGGGGGCAAGGGCTGCGTGAAGGTGTGGGACGTGGGGCAGCCGGGCACCAAGACGGCCGTGGCTCAGCTGGACTGCTTG AACCGTGACAACTACATCCGCTCCTGCAAGCTGCTCCCCGACGGCCGCAGCCTGATCGTGGGGGGGGAGGCCAGCACCCTGTCCATCTGGGACCTGGCGGCCCCCACGCCCCGCATCAAGGCCGAGCTCACCTCCTCCGCCCCCGCCTGCTACGCCCTGGCCATCAGCCCCGACGCCAAAgtctgcttctcctgctgcagcGACGGCAACATCGTGGTGTGGGACCTGCAGAACCAGACCATGGTGAG GCAGTTCCAGGGCCACACGGATGGTGCCAGCTGCATCGACATCTCCAACTATGGCACCAAGCTGTGGACGGGGGGGCTGGACAACACGGTGCGGTGCTGGGACCTGCGGGAAGGgcggcagctgcagcagcacgaCTTCAGCTCCCAG ATCTTCTCCCTGGGGCACTGCCCAACGGGTGAGTGGCTGGCGGTGGGCATGGAGAGCAGCAACGTGGAGATCCTGCACGTGAGCAAGCCCGACAAGTACCAGCTGCACCTCCACGAGAGCTGCGTCCTCTCCCTCAAGTTCGCCGCCTGCG GGAAGTGGTTTGTGAGCACGGGGAAGGACAACCTGCTCAACGCCTGGCGCACGCCCTATGGTGCCAGCATCTTCCAG TCCAAAGAGTCCTCCTCCGTGCTGAGCTGTGACATCTCTGTCAATGACAAATTCATTGTCACGGGCTCTGGCGACAAGAAGGCCACGGTGTACGAGGTGGTGTACTGA